In the genome of Chryseobacterium sp. 52, the window CCGATGACGACTGCTTCGTACTTGTTTTCGCTGATACTTCTGTATGCCTTTTCCCAAAAGAAAGTGTATGACAATATCATCGTCAATGAATTGATAGAAATCATTAACAGACAGATAAAAAATAAGACCAATCCTTTTTCAAAAAAGTTCCCCTCTCCTTTCACAGAGCTTTTCTTTTTAAGCACTTTATCAAAAATTCTATAGCCGATGTATAATGAAAACAGATTGATCCCCAGAACAAAGTATCCAAAAAAAGTCATGCTTTCATCATTTTATAAGAAATGGACCTGACAACCCATTCATTATTTCCGTTTTATATATTTATTTTCCATTCCTTCGTAGAGAATGGTCAACGTATCATCTTTAATGGTGTATTTACTTTCAGCTTTTTCTTTCGTGTCCTGGTCCAGGCTGATAATTTTATCATTTTGAACTTCAAAGGTTGATTCTATTGTATTCTGCATTTTGCCTTCACCCAGATGTTGACGAAATTTACCGTCTTTTGTAAATTCCAAAACAATCTTTTCCATTGAGCTTCCCGTTTTTGAATCTTTGAGAGAACCTTCCCATTTACCTATAAGTCTGGTATCTTGTTTTTTTTGCGAATGACAACTCAGCGCCAAAAAACATCCTAAAATAGTAAAAATGTGCTTCATTTTATTTCTTATTATTATTTTAAAACAAAATTACAAACTTCAGTTACACTCCAACGACAGTTCTTTTTTAATCCAATTCTTAGCTTTATAATAGTTGAATATATCAGCTACTAAAAAGCCTAACGGGATTACTGAAATTGAAGCTATCAGAAGTCTATCAGTAAAATCAACTACATGGGGCTTATGATCAATTTTTATGATCTCCACAAATACAGCAGGCAATATACTTATTCCCAGTGCAACCACGATGCATAAAGCTATCGAAAAGTAGTTGGGTTCATAACGAATCATTACTTTTGATCTTTTCTCTGCCGCAATAAAAGATATTTTTGCAGACAAGTAGAAAAGAGACTTTGAAAACCCATTATTCTTAAAATGAAATGATACATACCTGACCCCAGCCTTTCTTTTAATATTAATATATCTGTAGCTCAGATAGGTAAACCGTTGATAAAACTCCTCTTCAGAAAGAGAGGTCTCACAGTTTTCTTCGTAGATTAAAAAATATTTAAACATTAATAGATTTCAAATTCTGTCTTTCCTTTTGGAATATGCAATAAATAATCTAATTCAGCTCCGGACCAACTTCCTTCTTTTTTAAATTTACAGAGTAAGGCAGAAGCTCCCCTAAAGCCTTTATCCTTCTTTATGCTTTTCAATCCTACCAGCCTTCCATCTCCATAGAAAACCAATTCGTAATGATCTAATGGCATAAATTCTAAACTTTCAGCTTTTGCAATAGAAGTCAACTCTTCCCATCCTTCCTGTACTTCATCTTTGTCGAAATACTGCGAGACTGCCTGATCTTTTATTTTATTGTAAGAAAACTGGGCAATCTTATCCATATCTTTTGCTTTAAATGCAGCCTGGATCATTTTATAGGCTTCAAGTACCTTGGCTTCCAATATTTTTGCATCAAAATTTCTCAGATCCTGACTGCTTTTCCAACCATCTATGGTATAAGGTACATTGGATAGCTTAAATGTTTTTGTTTCTTCAAAACGATTTTCCCCTGCATGTTTAAACAATTTATCATTATCCTTAGGGGCTTGATAAACGAACAAATTATCTTGCTGCTTTTCGGCTGAAAGTTTGTCGGTATTTTCATAGGATTCCACTTTTACATCAAACTCTGTCTGACCATCCAGTTTTCCTAAATCTTCCCGTGGATAAAGAACGACTTTTAATGTATTGCTATTTCCCGTAAGATATGGGTTGATCTCATTTCCAGTACTGAATGACTCATTATTAAAGCTTTTCGTAACCTTAATATCATTGATGAAAATTTCAAAATTACACATACCGTTAGTATGATAAATAACGTATCTAGGCTCTTGTGAATAATGTTTTATATGCTGAAGTGTTTTTTCTATAATATTTTTAGAATTAATCTCTGAATTCTGTTTCATATTTAATTGATTTTTAGAAGTTTGAGAACAGTTTAAAGTGGTAAATAATATTGTTAACAATAAAATATATCTTTTCATAATATTATATTTTCAGTAAATAAATTTTAAATAACCTAACTCTGTCCGGAGCAAGCAATTCATATTCTTTTGGCTTATCTTTTTCATCACCCACGCTAAAATCAAAGATGGTATATTTGATGATAATTAATTTCGCTTTTGCACTTAAAGTTACTTTAAGCCCTGAGAAAGAAATATAGTTCTCTATATAAAAGCCTTCAGTATCTTTTCCATATGATTGATACAATCCAATTAATGCACTGCCTTTAAATTCAAGATTTCCTTCAAATTTATGATAAATAAGACCAAAAATGAAATCTTCATATGCCATTTTTAATTTTACTTCCGCTGCTAACTTTACATACTGTCCGTAGGCAACAACTCCCTTCGCTTCATCGTAAAAATTTCCGGCTTGTTTTGAAAAAGCGTAAGATTTTGTGAGGAAATTATATTTTATATTTTGTTCTATGCTTATACCTCCCACAATCGATATGGAAGCCGCAATGTTATTAAGTTTATCCTCGTAGGTTCCCTTTGCTTTATCCCTTATATCTTCAAAGTCTTTTTGTTTTTGTTTACCGGTAATCTTATCTTTTACAGTCTTGTCGGTAATATAATCCAAAAGGTCAAATTCCTTTTTATACTCTACTGCCACTACGGGTTCTATTTTCAGATCAGCTTCCCATATCAACGCAATTCTTCCATCTGCCTGTTTATAGTAGTGGAGACCACTTCTATATGCCATAGAAGGACCTAATATTTCCACATCCTCAGGCAGGCTGTCCATTAGCTTCTTTACTTTTTTCAGTCCTTTAGCCAGCTTTTTAATCTTCTTCAACTTGCTGATTCCACTTCTTCCTCTGGTAAGAAGCAAAATAAGGATTTCCACCACAATCTGAAGACAGACAAAACCATACATTGCTGCACTTGTAGCATACTTTGTATATTTTGTTTGAGCAATAAAATCTACGGTAGTCCCGGTAAGGCTTAATGCTGCGCCTTTTTTTTCCTGGGTACGGTTATGTATGGCATGCAGCCCGATTTCTATTTTCTGGGCTTCAGCTTTTATATAATCAAGAAGTACTTTCTTCACCATATAGTCCGCCATATTCAAGGAAGTCCATTTATAAATGCTTTCTATTAAAGATTCAAATTCCGGAGCCAGTCCCTTTTGCAGGCTTAAACTATGATTATGGAAGAAATAATCTTCTTCATAGTCATATTTCCCGTGTGCCAGCCAAACAATATCCGGATAAGTTTTTACATGGATTGTAGGTTTCTCCTGTTGCGGATAATAGGTACAGCTGTTGATATAGAAATAGTAGCTTTTGTGTATCGATGAAAAATAATTGATGTATTTTCCAAAATACACTATATAATTTTTAATGAAATCATCTCCTATATTAGCATTTACAGGGTAAGTAATTGTGTTTTTCGGCTCTGTTTTGGAAATGGTTCCATCCAATACTTTGATTTCATCTTTGTGACTGCCGCGGCAGCCTTTTCTTTCCTTGCCTACAGCACTTACTGTCAATTTCTTTGTTTTCCCGGCAAAAGGTGCAATAGTTTCAAAAACAATAGGTGAAAAAGTATTTTCATAGTAATTGAACCGAATCGAAGCACGTCTGTTCTGCTGATGCTGTACTTCCGTAAGATTTGCTCCTTTATATTTCAACTGGCTTTCACCATGTCCGTGACATTGAAATTTTGAACTCCCCAATCCATTACTTTTCAGGAAATTCATTATTGCTTCTGATCTGTCCTGTGATAGTTTCAGGTTATAATTTCCAGGTCCTCTCTCATCAGCATGTCCATCTATTATAATTCTGGAATGTTGATTGGCTTTCAGTAAAGAAATTAAAGGATTCAATACACTTTGTGCATCTCCCCTCATGCCTGTTTTACCAAAATCAAAAAACACAAAATGCTTTTCTTCCAAAGGAGTGGTAGAAATAGGTTTAACCTTTGTTTTTCCATCAACAAAAACGAGGAATTCATCGGTTTCATTGATCTTGATCTGTTTAAATGTACAGGATCCAACTCTTGCAATATTGTTATTCGGCTGGCCGATGATCAGAGGAGTCTGATTGGAGGGTTTGGCTTTATTGACTGCCTTAAGCTGGTTTTTAATGTTCAGATATTGACCGTGTCTGTCATTTCCTTCCTTGTCTTTGAGATAAGGCCCGTTTTTTCTTTTAATTTTTACATAAAATTCTTCATTATCCTGAATCTGCTTTATGTGGGCTTTCCACTGTGAAGTGTTTGGAATTTCAAGGTTGATCTGTCCGTCCTTAACTTCTACATTGTAAATTGTACGCATCTTGTAGTCTCCGTTCCACATTTCATTGTGAACTTCTATGACCATTATTTCTCCGTTAACACCTTCTGTTCTGGCATGAAAATGCACGACCTCTCCATATGCTAAACCGAAGTTTTGACTATTTTTATTTTTAATGGTTTTTCCTCCTCTGGTTCTGCTCCACGCACTGGAAACAATAAGCGGATCACAGTATCCGCTTAAGAACAACCCTGTAAAAGTGGCGTCTGGTTTGCCTGTCATACTGGCTTCGATATAGTAAGGGTAACCACAAAGATTTTTAGGGATCTTATAAGAGAACAGCTTATCCGTCATACATTCAAGACGGTCAATGATATTTTTTCTATCCTTGTCTAAAACAATCCAGTAAATCTTTCCTTTCTTCTGGGCATCAGTTGTTTCGTTATGCCAATCCTTGATATGAAAATGTGCTTTTTTATTGGCCGGAACGCACGCCCATCTATCCGGACTAAATTTGGAATTTGAATTATTAGCTTCATTGGCTATGGATACAAATTTTATTTTTTTTATTCCTTTTGGCATAACTTACAATTTGGGGGATTCTCCGGCTTCTAAACCTTCATGTGTGGGCTGCTCTTTATACATCTCCTCAGAACTTACAAGTGGGTTGATCTGCTGCTGCACATCCTGATCTGCATTTTTAAAATTCTGCGCACTTCCTTCTGTCCTCTGTCCATGATCTATAATCTCAATACATGGTGTTCCGGCAACGGCACAGATTGCTTTGCTGTTTTCTAAAATGATATATCCACCGTTATTGAGCTGTACTTTTTCATAAAAATCTTTCCACTCGGTGACCATGATTTTGCAGGGCGGTGGCGGAACTCCCATTTTTGTACAATTCCCAAATGTATTTTTTTCAAAAGTAGCAGCTCCTATTTCTTTCGTGGTTACGATCAGTTTTTTGGAAGCGTCTTTATCATTGGCATATTCTTTCTGGTGTGAGAGTACTTTGAGCTTGTCCGGCATCTGTCCGAACTGGCATTTGCACATAGCACCCTGTACTACAATATGTTTTTCTGCCATGGTTAAAATTCTTTATTTGAAATGACTAATCGGGTTAAATATTCATTTCCGAATTCCAGACGCACAAAAGTGGCATTCATCTTAAAAGTAACAACCGTTAATGCTTTAGAGGAGTTTTCATCGGTATCCACAGTTGTTTGATAAAGCTGTGCATTATACCTAGCAAATTTTTGTTTACATTCGGATGGTGAACTATCATTAAAAACCAACCCATGTGGTAATCCTGAAACTACATTCTCTCCATAATACTGAATGGCATAATACTCCAGTCCGGTATTCATACTGGCATAGATCATATTAAAATCGTCAAAATCCCAGTTAGAATATTTTCCTCCTTTACAGTCTTTACATTCCAGGTCACTGGGACTTGTCTGTAAAAGTTTTGTAAAAGTTCCTGATGAAGAAGGCAATGCAATAAACTGTTTTTTACTGAATAGATTCTGTAACTTTTTTGATGTTTTTTTCTGCTTCGGATTGTCCGCGATCATATCTGTCGTTGTCGGAACGGTAGTATAGGTAGTGGCAGCTGTACTATCAGCTTCAGACGCATCATTATCATCCGAAGGTTCTGCCCGCTTATAGTTTAAAAGAAATTCTTTAATTTCTTTCTCTAGTTTGCCTGTGGATTTGGTCAGTTTTGTATCTACCTCTTTCTTCGACCAGCTGTCCGGGATTATTTTCTCAAGGAAAACAGTGACTTTGGTACTTTTTGCTGAGACCTTTTTCATATTGATATTCCAGATTGCCTGCTGGATAAACTGTTTGGGTTTTGCTCCACTTTTTACAGCCAAATCCAGATAAGGATTTTTTTTATCTCCTTCATATTTTAAATGATAAAGGTCAACAGTGGTTGAGAAATCACTGTCGGATGCAGCAGCAGCTTTCGCTTCATCTTTTGTAAAATCATTTTTAAAATCAAAAATAGAGTTTTGTAAGGTCTCAATATCTTTGGGTATATTAAACTCTACTTTTTGCCCAAAATACAGGCTAAAGCTTAAGATAAAGACAAGTATGGAAAGTTTATGATTTAATTTTAGTTTCATTTTGTTACGTTTTTTTTATTATTCTGTCAAAGCAGCAATTACTACTGATATTTTCTTTTCCTGTTCAAGCCCGATATCACATTCCAAATACAATGATTCTGAGAGTAAATTTTCTCCATTCAGAAAATATGCCACTTTGAAATTCCCTTCCTGATTCATCACCGGATCATCCTCAATGATCAGAGAAAAAGGGGCACCATTCATGAAATCATAGACTGTTCTTTCATCGTTTAATGTTCCTTCACCCACAATCCGGATCAGGTTATATTCATCTTTAAGCGGATCGATCTCTAATTTTATTTTATATTTCGGTTCTACAGCATTATTCACAATAGGGAAACTCTCCGTTATATCTATTTCATAATTCTGTCCGAAACTCTTATACATTCCAAAAAATAAGGTTCTGATGAAATAATCATTTTTAAGATAAAGACT includes:
- a CDS encoding OmpA family protein, whose translation is MPKGIKKIKFVSIANEANNSNSKFSPDRWACVPANKKAHFHIKDWHNETTDAQKKGKIYWIVLDKDRKNIIDRLECMTDKLFSYKIPKNLCGYPYYIEASMTGKPDATFTGLFLSGYCDPLIVSSAWSRTRGGKTIKNKNSQNFGLAYGEVVHFHARTEGVNGEIMVIEVHNEMWNGDYKMRTIYNVEVKDGQINLEIPNTSQWKAHIKQIQDNEEFYVKIKRKNGPYLKDKEGNDRHGQYLNIKNQLKAVNKAKPSNQTPLIIGQPNNNIARVGSCTFKQIKINETDEFLVFVDGKTKVKPISTTPLEEKHFVFFDFGKTGMRGDAQSVLNPLISLLKANQHSRIIIDGHADERGPGNYNLKLSQDRSEAIMNFLKSNGLGSSKFQCHGHGESQLKYKGANLTEVQHQQNRRASIRFNYYENTFSPIVFETIAPFAGKTKKLTVSAVGKERKGCRGSHKDEIKVLDGTISKTEPKNTITYPVNANIGDDFIKNYIVYFGKYINYFSSIHKSYYFYINSCTYYPQQEKPTIHVKTYPDIVWLAHGKYDYEEDYFFHNHSLSLQKGLAPEFESLIESIYKWTSLNMADYMVKKVLLDYIKAEAQKIEIGLHAIHNRTQEKKGAALSLTGTTVDFIAQTKYTKYATSAAMYGFVCLQIVVEILILLLTRGRSGISKLKKIKKLAKGLKKVKKLMDSLPEDVEILGPSMAYRSGLHYYKQADGRIALIWEADLKIEPVVAVEYKKEFDLLDYITDKTVKDKITGKQKQKDFEDIRDKAKGTYEDKLNNIAASISIVGGISIEQNIKYNFLTKSYAFSKQAGNFYDEAKGVVAYGQYVKLAAEVKLKMAYEDFIFGLIYHKFEGNLEFKGSALIGLYQSYGKDTEGFYIENYISFSGLKVTLSAKAKLIIIKYTIFDFSVGDEKDKPKEYELLAPDRVRLFKIYLLKI
- a CDS encoding DUF4280 domain-containing protein, whose product is MAEKHIVVQGAMCKCQFGQMPDKLKVLSHQKEYANDKDASKKLIVTTKEIGAATFEKNTFGNCTKMGVPPPPCKIMVTEWKDFYEKVQLNNGGYIILENSKAICAVAGTPCIEIIDHGQRTEGSAQNFKNADQDVQQQINPLVSSEEMYKEQPTHEGLEAGESPKL